A window of Hippoglossus stenolepis isolate QCI-W04-F060 chromosome 16, HSTE1.2, whole genome shotgun sequence contains these coding sequences:
- the selenow2a gene encoding selenoprotein W, 2a, protein MALTIRVEYCGSUGYESRYKDLAGVVKAEFPDADLSSFMGRKGSFEIVVNGQLVFSKIETSGFPYEDDVMAAIQNAHDGKPMQKITKSRPPCVIM, encoded by the exons ATGGCGTTGACGATAAGAGTTGAATACTG TGGTTCGTGAGGGTACGAATCCCGCTATAAGGATCTCGCCGGTGTTGTCAAGGCTGAGTTTCCTGATGCGGATCTGTCGAGCTTCATGGGAAGAAAGG gCAGCTTTGAGATTGTTGTCAATGGGCAGCTAGTCTTCTCCAAAATTGAGACTAGTGGCTTCCCTTATGAGGATGAT GTCATGGCTGCAATCCAGAATGCCCATGATGGCAAACCTATGCAGAAGATCACCAAAAGCCGCCCACCATGTGTCATCATGTAA